tccgctttaatgggagcattacccgagaagtgtgatgatTTGGGCCCGTGCATGGTCACTTGTACCGTAGATGGGGTTCAATTTCTAGATTGTATGTGTGATCTCGGTGCATGCGTTAGCATTATACCTCTTTTCGTCTACTGTATATTGAAGCTACCACCATTGAAGAGGTCGGCGGCAAGATTTGTCTTGGCGGACAAGAGCATAATAACTGTGACGGGTGTTGTTGAAGATGTATTagtgaatataaaagggttggtgTTTCCAATTGATTTTTACGTTCTTGAGATGCCATCAAGCGAGTCCGAGAGGGCATCATCTATCCTACTTGGGAGACCATTTTTGAGAACCTCTACATTCAGGTTGGATGCCTACTCAGGAACctactcatttgaaatagatgggagaGTTGTGAGTTTTAGCCTggaagaagcaatgaagcacCCACTGGAGAATCATTCTCTATTCCGGTGTGACCCAATTGACAACATTGTGGCCGAAGTGCATTTTGCAAAGTTAGATGAGAAGCATATGATTGAAGACAAAAGTGAAAATCCAAGTGAAGCGAACGCATTACCCCATCCGGATCATCCGGAAGTTCCAGCCTCAAGTCAAGACCAAAAGGTAGAATTAAAGCCACTACCACCCCACCTAAAGTATTCATATCTTGATGAAGCCCACAAGTTTCCCATGATTTTTGCAAGGGAACTAaatcatcaacaagaagaaaagttgctATGTGTTTTGAGGAAGAACAAAAGGGCCATAGGGTGGAGCTTGgcggatctagtgggaataagcccACAAGTATGCGAGCACCGAATATTCCTCGAGGAAGAAGCTAAACCCGTTCAACAACCTCAAAGGCGACTCAATCTTACCATTCTAGAGGTTGTGAAAAAGAGGTCACCCGGCTACTAGAAGCGAACATCATCTACCCCATTTTTGGATAGTGAATGGGTGAGCCCGGTCCAAGTCGTGCCAAAGAAATTCGAGGTGACCAAAATCAAGAATGAGAGCGGGGAGCTCATAGCAACAAGGGTGCAAAACTCTTGGAGGGTGTGCATCGACTACCGAAGGTTGAATGCTGCCACTAGAAAAGATCATTTTTCACTACCGTTTatcgatcaaatgcttgatcgattagccggtaaattgatgacaagtcatcatatacccatttttcaagctaatttcacttgttttgttagcatttatgcactttcttgcatcctaagtaagtgatttggagtgaaaatgcataacttctttaaatcaagcaaccaccatgaaattaatgttaaatcatgaggtttaagctaattttaattgaattttaattgatttataagcctcttgaatttagtgatactttgagtggttgttttggtttattgtaggtgaagaaaagaaaaaaaggaaaagcatggcctaaggaagtgtagcccaaggagaagaaagtgtggtcaaaggaaggaaaagtgtgccgcatgcaatggggggaggcaagcattgccctccacaagggcacactgccctctaagagggcaacataagggaacaaggcaaagaaggcaactctgccctgcccactacaagggcagaccacaaatctgtgccttggaatcaagaagaagaaaatgttgccctgccctccacaagggcagtatcgggctcacaaggggagaaaatcaaaggaaaatgtctccaaatgcttgccacaagagttgaacacgggaccatgaagaagcaaggaactaagtgtCATCACCGTgtcaagaaagccaaggaaatttagtagcgtgtgtttcggccatgattcgaacttgggacatcaaagtgaaaacactgccctgccctccgcgagggcagggcagcattttgtgtggcatgattctggcgcaccaaggaatgaatctggcagcaccagcgcgcaccacagcatgatcctggcagcaccagcgcgcaccacagcacaaattctggcgcaccaatttttcctgctgatgacaagtcatcatatacccatttttcaagctaatttcacttgttttgttagcaattatgcactttcttgcatcctaagtaagtgatttggagtgaaaatgcataacttctctaaatcaagcaaccactatgaaattaatgttaaatcatgaggtttaagctaattttaattgcattttaattgattcataagcctcttgaatttagtgatactttgagtggttgttttggtttattgtaggtgaagaaaagaaaagaaaatgaaaagcgtggcctaaaaagtgtagcaaaagaaagaaaagcgtggccgaatcaagatgaagcgtgccgcaactaatgggggaagcaacattgccctccacaagggcagaatgccctctaggagagcaacattaggtgaccaagccaagggaggcaactctgccctgcccactccaagggcagagcacaaaatggtgccttggagccaagagaaggagaacattgccctgcccttgtggagggcagaatcgggcacttcaaggaaagaaaacaagaaaaaaaggtcacccatgcatgctacaaggttcgaacaaggaaccatgaggaagctaggcaCTAAGGCccactaccgtgccaagaaatcaagaattaatgaagcgtgtttgcttcctccgtgattcgaacacgggccatgccttgggaaactctgccctgcccttggcgcgggcaggatCTTGTGTAGCGCACCAATTTTGATTTGCGCGCACCAATTTcccccctggcagcaccatacGCGCAACGCTCGTCCAAGGCATGCATCAGCGCGCACCAAacttcctgccctgcccttggcgcgggcagggcagcatccttgCACACCAAGCGCGCGCACCAACAACTTTGGCGCACCAATCCTcaaccaaggccgcaccaagcttgtgcaccatgcatcaattttctgccctgccctccacaagggcagggcagcctcctggaagtgtcatgggccaaaaatcaaccaaaattcaatttaattcaattcctctccaaattgaatcaaggccaaccaaacccatttctcctcaaatccaaagcaagaaaagcccacatcatcactcaaaggcacatggatcaattagattaggattttcattttaattgtaatttgttttaatttttcactttgtaaagcctatataaaggcatcaattccgTCTCACTAGGGGAGCTCTCTTAGTT
The genomic region above belongs to Arachis stenosperma cultivar V10309 chromosome 5, arast.V10309.gnm1.PFL2, whole genome shotgun sequence and contains:
- the LOC130980977 gene encoding uncharacterized protein LOC130980977, which codes for MDSPSTFALQAPNSSAIPSQPQPNPKGDINAITLRSGTQLKEKKAKDLSPIIITQEEEGIEIEEIEEEEEAQVIVEDEENQPTSEVPKNKGAVEEEIAQPIPFPTLAKKARKHMELDPKMVEMFKNVEVIIPLFDAIYQVPKYAKFLKDLCMNKDRILELETIPLGSSISALMGALPEKCDDLGPCMVTCTVDGVQFLDCMCDLGACVSIIPLFVYCILKLPPLKRSAARFVLADKSIITVTGVVEDVLVNIKGLVFPIDFYVLEMPSSESERASSILLGRPFLRTSTFRLDAYSGTYSFEIDGRVVSFSLEEAMKHPLENHSLFRCDPIDNIVAEVHFAKLDEKHMIEDKSENPSEANALPHPDHPEVPASSQDQKVELKPLPPHLKYSYLDEAHKFPMIFARELNHQQEEKLLCVLRKNKRAIGWSLADLVGISPQVCEHRIFLEEEAKPVQQPQRRLNLTILEVVKKRSPGY